A genomic region of Pseudomonas sp. MPC6 contains the following coding sequences:
- the kdpA gene encoding potassium-transporting ATPase subunit KdpA has protein sequence MHSYDYWLILAFLAVVLIPAPFLGRFFYKVMEGQRTWLTPILGPVERGCYKVAGVDPQVEQSWQRYALALLAFNLAGFLLLFTILLFQDYLPLNPQHLPGQEWTLAFNTAISFTTNTNWQAYSGEASLSYLSQMAGLTVQNFVSAATGLAVLVALCRGIGRKSTATLGNFWVDMTRATLYGLLPLCLLLALYLVWQGVPQTLAQYVNAVTMQGVDQVIPLGPAASQIAIKQLGTNGGGFFGVNSAHPFENPTAWSNLFEMASIILIPAALVFTFGHYVKDLRQSRAIIACMLALFLIGGATSLWAEYQPNPTLDNVAVEQTAPLEGKEARFGTTATVLWSVTTTAASNGSVNGMHDSLNPLSGMVALVNMMVGEVIFGGVGAGLYGMLLNVLIAVFLAGLMIGRTPEYLGKKLQAREVQLLVVTLLVMPVGVLVLGAIAASLPGPVAAVSNPGAHGFSQLLYAYTSASANNGSGFGGFGANTAFHNLMLGLGMLIGRFGYILPVLALAGSLAMKKTAPIGQNSFPTHGPLFVTLLTVTILLVGGLTFLPTLALGPIAEHLSMGF, from the coding sequence ATGCACAGTTACGACTATTGGCTGATCCTCGCCTTCCTGGCCGTGGTGCTGATCCCGGCGCCGTTTCTCGGGCGGTTCTTTTACAAGGTCATGGAGGGGCAGCGCACCTGGCTGACCCCGATCCTCGGACCGGTCGAGCGCGGGTGTTACAAAGTGGCCGGCGTCGATCCGCAGGTCGAACAGAGCTGGCAGCGATACGCCCTGGCCTTGCTCGCCTTCAACCTCGCGGGCTTCTTGCTGTTGTTCACGATCCTGTTATTCCAGGACTATTTGCCGCTCAACCCGCAGCACTTGCCGGGTCAGGAATGGACCCTGGCATTCAATACCGCCATCAGTTTCACGACCAACACCAACTGGCAGGCCTACAGCGGTGAAGCGTCCCTCAGTTACCTGAGCCAGATGGCCGGCCTCACCGTGCAGAACTTCGTCAGCGCCGCTACCGGCCTGGCGGTATTGGTAGCGCTGTGTCGCGGTATCGGTCGCAAGTCGACGGCCACCCTGGGCAACTTCTGGGTCGACATGACCCGCGCCACCCTCTATGGCCTGCTGCCGCTGTGCCTGCTGCTGGCGCTGTATCTGGTCTGGCAGGGCGTGCCGCAAACCCTCGCGCAGTATGTGAATGCCGTAACGATGCAGGGCGTTGATCAGGTGATCCCGCTCGGCCCGGCCGCCAGCCAGATTGCGATCAAGCAACTGGGCACCAACGGTGGTGGCTTCTTTGGCGTCAACTCGGCGCACCCGTTCGAGAACCCGACGGCCTGGAGCAACCTGTTCGAAATGGCGTCGATCATCCTGATACCGGCCGCGCTGGTGTTCACCTTCGGCCACTACGTGAAAGACCTGCGTCAGAGCCGCGCGATCATCGCCTGCATGCTGGCGCTGTTCCTGATCGGCGGCGCGACTTCGCTGTGGGCCGAGTACCAACCGAACCCGACCCTGGACAACGTCGCCGTCGAACAGACCGCACCGCTGGAAGGCAAGGAAGCGCGGTTCGGCACCACTGCCACCGTGCTGTGGTCGGTGACGACTACCGCGGCGTCCAACGGATCGGTCAACGGCATGCACGACAGCCTCAACCCGCTGAGCGGCATGGTGGCGCTGGTGAACATGATGGTTGGCGAAGTGATCTTCGGCGGCGTCGGCGCCGGGCTGTACGGCATGTTGCTCAACGTGTTGATCGCGGTGTTCCTCGCCGGGCTGATGATTGGTCGCACGCCTGAATATTTGGGCAAGAAACTGCAGGCCAGGGAGGTGCAGCTGCTGGTGGTGACCTTGCTGGTGATGCCGGTCGGTGTGCTGGTGCTCGGCGCCATTGCCGCCAGTCTGCCCGGCCCTGTCGCGGCGGTGAGCAATCCCGGCGCCCATGGTTTCAGTCAGCTGCTGTACGCCTACACCTCGGCCAGTGCCAACAACGGTTCGGGGTTTGGTGGCTTCGGCGCCAACACGGCGTTTCACAACCTGATGCTGGGCCTGGGCATGTTGATCGGTCGCTTCGGTTACATCCTGCCGGTACTGGCCCTGGCCGGCAGCCTGGCGATGAAGAAGACCGCGCCGATCGGCCAGAACAGCTTCCCGACCCATGGCCCGCTGTTTGTGACCTTGCTGACCGTGACCATTTTGCTGGTGGGCGGTTTGACCTTCTTGCCGACCCTGGCGCTGGGCCCGATTGCCGAACATCTGAGCATGGGCTTCTGA
- the rfbC gene encoding dTDP-4-dehydrorhamnose 3,5-epimerase, which produces MNVIATDLPGVLIIEPKVFGDERGFFYESFNAKAFEDATGLHAQFVQDNHSRSQKGVLRGLHYQLENTQGKLVRVTAGEVLDVAVDIRRSSPHFGKWVAVRLSAENHRQLWVPEGFAHGFVVLSDFAEFLYKTTDYYTPSAERSIRWDDPDLAIDWQLDEAPQLSAKDQAAKFFKDAEVFA; this is translated from the coding sequence ATGAATGTAATCGCCACCGATTTGCCCGGTGTTCTGATCATCGAACCGAAAGTTTTTGGGGATGAGCGAGGTTTCTTTTACGAGAGCTTCAACGCCAAGGCTTTTGAAGATGCCACAGGCCTGCACGCTCAATTCGTTCAGGACAATCATTCGCGCTCGCAAAAAGGCGTATTGCGTGGACTGCATTACCAACTGGAAAACACCCAGGGCAAACTGGTGCGCGTGACGGCCGGTGAAGTACTCGATGTAGCCGTGGACATTCGCCGCAGCTCACCGCACTTCGGCAAATGGGTCGCGGTGCGCCTGTCCGCCGAAAACCATCGCCAGCTCTGGGTCCCGGAAGGTTTCGCCCACGGTTTTGTGGTGTTGAGCGATTTCGCCGAGTTTCTCTACAAGACCACCGACTACTACACGCCCTCTGCCGAGCGCAGCATCCGCTGGGACGATCCGGACCTGGCCATTGACTGGCAACTGGACGAAGCACCGCAACTGTCCGCAAAGGATCAGGCGGCGAAGTTCTTCAAGGACGCCGAGGTTTTTGCCTGA
- a CDS encoding DUF1989 domain-containing protein, with product MYKDYPAAYQVSKGSALQVDTAFYERIRDTRDGRTLIEAFEVPIRTGRVWKVPAGHVFRVTTPVGPQVGDFNVWNADDPRERLWAARTRQLQGAHVSTHDRLWSNLPFLRPLVTITDDSLAGYGIDEHGGRLHDLLGTRCDPYVNKMLTGEDFHHHCHSNLTRAVLPHGLTEFDVHDVLNIFQCTGLNHDDMYFMKACPAQKGDYLEFFAEIDLLCALSTCPGGDLSLAMWGPDAQDPLSVCRPLGVEIYQLQDSLLAGWSQPERAAYKGLHGLHIAKADWEK from the coding sequence GCAGGTGGACACAGCGTTTTACGAACGGATTCGTGACACCAGGGATGGGCGCACGCTGATTGAAGCCTTTGAAGTGCCGATCCGCACCGGTCGCGTGTGGAAGGTACCGGCTGGACACGTGTTCCGGGTCACGACGCCAGTTGGCCCGCAAGTCGGGGATTTCAATGTGTGGAATGCCGACGACCCGCGTGAACGCTTGTGGGCGGCCCGGACCCGACAGCTGCAAGGCGCGCATGTCAGTACCCATGACCGGCTCTGGTCGAACCTGCCGTTTTTACGGCCCCTGGTGACCATCACCGATGACAGCCTGGCCGGTTACGGTATCGACGAGCACGGTGGTCGCTTGCACGATTTGCTCGGCACGCGTTGCGATCCCTATGTGAACAAAATGCTCACCGGCGAAGACTTCCATCACCACTGTCATTCGAACCTGACGCGTGCGGTGTTACCCCATGGCTTGACCGAGTTCGACGTGCATGACGTGTTGAATATTTTCCAGTGCACCGGCCTGAACCACGACGACATGTACTTCATGAAAGCCTGTCCGGCACAGAAGGGCGACTACCTGGAGTTCTTTGCCGAAATCGATCTGCTGTGTGCGCTGTCAACCTGTCCGGGCGGCGATCTTTCGCTGGCCATGTGGGGGCCGGATGCGCAGGATCCGCTGAGCGTGTGTCGACCGCTCGGGGTGGAAATCTATCAGTTGCAGGATTCGCTGCTGGCGGGCTGGAGCCAGCCGGAGCGCGCGGCGTACAAGGGGTTGCATGGCTTGCACATTGCCAAGGCAGATTGGGAGAAGTAA
- the kdpF gene encoding K(+)-transporting ATPase subunit F, giving the protein MSVLDGVSLLLAVGLFIYLLVALLRADRN; this is encoded by the coding sequence ATGAGTGTTCTGGACGGAGTGTCACTGCTGCTGGCAGTGGGACTGTTCATTTATCTGTTGGTTGCGCTGTTGCGCGCAGACCGGAACTAG
- the rfbD gene encoding dTDP-4-dehydrorhamnose reductase, with protein MRILISGQHGQVSRELQRRLGSIGELIVLGRDQLDLAQPDQIRHQVQHVRPDLIINAAAYTAVDLAESEPETAFAVNAVAPGILAEEALKLGIPLIHYSTDYVFDGTKIRPYNESDTANPLGVYGQSKLAGERAITEVQGQHLILRTSWIYSTHGRNFLLTMQRLLQERPEVRVVADQIGAPTWAGTIANSTLSLIKRWQAGDVAAWGTYHLTAQGQTSWFGFAQAIGEALRQQGKPCATLLPIPSSDYPTPAARPLNSCLDCRRLQLDWGVRQPDWQTALRECLAEQG; from the coding sequence ATGAGAATTCTCATCAGCGGCCAGCATGGCCAGGTCTCACGCGAACTGCAGCGTCGACTGGGGAGTATCGGCGAGTTGATTGTGCTGGGTCGTGATCAGCTCGATCTGGCGCAGCCCGATCAGATTCGCCATCAGGTACAGCATGTGCGTCCCGATCTGATCATCAACGCGGCGGCCTATACAGCGGTCGATCTGGCCGAAAGCGAGCCAGAAACAGCCTTTGCCGTTAACGCGGTGGCACCCGGCATTTTAGCGGAAGAAGCGCTGAAGCTCGGCATCCCGCTGATTCACTACTCCACTGATTATGTATTCGACGGCACAAAGATTAGACCTTACAACGAAAGCGACACTGCGAATCCGCTCGGGGTTTACGGCCAGAGCAAGCTGGCGGGCGAACGGGCGATCACCGAGGTGCAAGGCCAACATCTCATCCTGCGCACCAGTTGGATCTATTCAACCCATGGCCGTAATTTTCTGCTGACGATGCAACGCCTGCTGCAAGAACGTCCGGAGGTACGCGTTGTCGCCGATCAGATCGGGGCGCCTACCTGGGCGGGCACAATCGCCAACAGCACCCTTTCCCTGATCAAACGCTGGCAGGCGGGTGACGTTGCTGCCTGGGGCACTTATCATCTGACCGCTCAGGGTCAAACCTCCTGGTTTGGCTTCGCCCAGGCCATCGGCGAAGCATTACGGCAACAGGGGAAGCCCTGTGCAACCCTGTTGCCCATTCCCTCCAGCGATTATCCGACGCCAGCAGCCCGGCCGCTTAACTCATGCCTGGATTGCAGGCGCCTACAACTGGATTGGGGCGTCAGGCAACCCGACTGGCAAACTGCGCTGCGCGAGTGTCTTGCCGAGCAAGGCTAA
- the rfbB gene encoding dTDP-glucose 4,6-dehydratase: MRILITGGAGFIGSALIRELIRHTEHEVLNLDKLTYAGNLESLTSIAHDTRYEFVQADIVDQVTVSAVLTRFQPHAIMHLAAESHVDRSIDGPSDFIQTNIVGTYSLLEAARAYWHTLAEPEKSAFRFHHISTDEVYGDLSGTDDLFTETTPYAPSSPYSASKAASDHLVRAWQRTYGLPVLLTNCSNNYGPFHFPEKLIPLVILNALAGKPLPVYGDGLQVRDWLFVEDHARALLKVVTTGIVGETYNIGGHNEQKNIDVVRSLCALLDELAPHKPEGVEHYADLITFVQDRPGHDLRYAIDAGKIEHELGWVPRETFETGLRKTVQWYLNNLEWCRRVQDGSYQGERLGAINSRELLA; the protein is encoded by the coding sequence ATGCGTATCCTCATTACCGGCGGTGCAGGCTTCATTGGCTCCGCCCTGATTCGCGAGCTGATTCGGCACACCGAGCATGAAGTGCTCAATCTGGACAAGCTGACCTACGCCGGCAATCTTGAATCGCTGACCAGCATTGCCCATGACACTCGCTACGAGTTCGTTCAAGCCGATATCGTCGATCAGGTGACCGTCAGCGCGGTGCTGACACGTTTCCAACCGCACGCGATCATGCACCTGGCAGCGGAATCCCACGTCGATCGTTCCATCGACGGACCTTCGGATTTCATCCAGACCAACATCGTCGGCACCTACAGCCTGCTGGAAGCCGCTCGTGCCTATTGGCACACCCTCGCCGAGCCGGAAAAAAGCGCCTTTCGCTTTCATCACATTTCCACCGACGAGGTCTACGGCGACCTGAGCGGCACTGATGATCTGTTTACGGAAACGACGCCCTACGCCCCGAGTTCGCCCTACTCCGCCAGCAAAGCGGCCTCCGACCACCTGGTCCGTGCCTGGCAGCGCACCTATGGCCTGCCGGTGTTGCTGACAAACTGCTCGAATAATTACGGACCGTTCCACTTCCCCGAAAAACTGATTCCGTTGGTGATCCTCAATGCCCTGGCCGGCAAACCGCTACCGGTGTACGGCGATGGCCTGCAAGTTCGCGACTGGCTGTTCGTTGAAGATCACGCCCGGGCGTTGCTCAAAGTCGTGACCACGGGCATTGTCGGCGAGACCTACAACATCGGTGGGCACAACGAGCAGAAGAATATCGATGTGGTGCGAAGTCTCTGCGCCCTGCTCGACGAGCTGGCACCGCACAAGCCTGAAGGTGTCGAGCACTATGCCGACCTGATCACCTTCGTCCAGGATCGTCCTGGCCATGACCTGCGCTACGCGATCGATGCCGGCAAGATCGAACACGAGCTGGGCTGGGTGCCCCGGGAAACATTCGAAACCGGCTTGCGCAAGACGGTGCAGTGGTACTTGAACAACCTGGAATGGTGCCGTCGGGTTCAGGACGGCAGCTACCAGGGTGAACGCCTTGGCGCCATCAATTCCCGGGAGCTGCTCGCATGA
- the kdpC gene encoding potassium-transporting ATPase subunit KdpC: MSTLIRPALSLLVLMTLITGVAYPLVVTGVTQVAFPDQANGSLVRDADGKVRGSALIAQDFAGDAWFHPRPSAGAFATVSSSASNLAPSNPALATRVIDEANKLLVPGQGAVPLALLTTSGSGLDPHLPPAAIAYQLARVAAARHLPVTALQQLLEAHIEQPLVGPPVVNVLALNRALDKL; this comes from the coding sequence ATGTCCACTCTGATACGTCCGGCCCTGAGCCTGTTGGTCCTGATGACCCTGATCACCGGCGTCGCCTACCCCTTGGTCGTCACCGGTGTCACCCAGGTCGCGTTCCCGGATCAGGCCAATGGCAGCCTGGTTCGTGACGCCGACGGCAAGGTCCGTGGCTCGGCGTTGATCGCCCAGGATTTCGCCGGTGACGCCTGGTTCCATCCGCGGCCATCGGCCGGTGCATTTGCCACCGTGTCGAGCAGCGCGAGCAACCTCGCGCCGAGCAACCCGGCCCTGGCCACGCGGGTGATCGATGAGGCCAATAAACTGTTGGTGCCCGGCCAGGGCGCGGTGCCGTTGGCGCTGCTGACCACTTCTGGCAGCGGCCTTGATCCACACTTGCCACCGGCGGCGATTGCCTATCAACTGGCGCGAGTGGCGGCGGCGCGCCATTTGCCGGTGACTGCGCTGCAGCAGTTGCTGGAGGCGCACATCGAGCAGCCGTTGGTGGGGCCGCCGGTGGTGAATGTGTTGGCGCTGAACAGGGCGCTGGATAAGCTGTAA
- a CDS encoding DUF2897 family protein — translation MPWYAWLILVVAIGSIVGGLMMLRDTANKVELTEEQRKRVAERNAQADAKDAQDR, via the coding sequence ATGCCCTGGTATGCCTGGTTGATTCTGGTCGTTGCAATCGGCTCGATCGTTGGCGGTTTGATGATGCTGCGCGACACCGCCAACAAGGTCGAGCTGACCGAAGAGCAACGCAAACGCGTCGCTGAACGCAACGCGCAAGCGGATGCCAAGGATGCGCAGGACCGCTAG
- the rfbA gene encoding glucose-1-phosphate thymidylyltransferase RfbA has translation MIKGIVLAGGSGTRLHPITLGVSKQLLPVYDKPMIYYPISVLMLAGIKEILVISTPQDLPQYRNLLGDGSQFGVSFHYAEQPSPDGLAQALLIGEAFIGNDAVCLILGDNIFHGQHFSEQLQNAITRCSGATIFGYWVKDPERFGVIDFDSQGRALSIEEKPKVPKSSYAVTGLYFYDNDVVEIAKSIKPSPRGELEITDVNNVYLKRGDLQVERFGRGFAWLDTGTHDSLLEASQYVQTIEHRQGLKVACLEEIAYENGWINREQLLERAHYFGKTGYGQYLLKLAGETQ, from the coding sequence ATGATCAAAGGTATCGTTTTGGCGGGTGGCTCGGGCACACGCCTGCATCCGATCACGCTCGGAGTGTCCAAACAGCTGTTGCCGGTCTACGACAAACCGATGATCTATTACCCGATATCGGTCCTGATGCTGGCCGGCATCAAAGAAATCCTAGTGATCTCTACACCACAGGACCTGCCTCAGTACCGCAATCTGCTGGGGGATGGCAGTCAGTTCGGGGTCAGTTTCCACTATGCCGAACAACCGTCTCCGGATGGACTGGCCCAGGCGCTACTGATTGGCGAAGCGTTCATTGGCAATGATGCGGTGTGCCTGATCCTCGGCGACAACATTTTCCATGGCCAGCACTTCAGCGAGCAGTTGCAAAACGCGATAACACGCTGTTCTGGCGCGACCATATTCGGCTATTGGGTCAAAGACCCGGAACGTTTCGGGGTGATTGATTTCGACAGCCAGGGCCGTGCCTTGTCGATCGAAGAAAAGCCGAAAGTACCGAAATCCAGCTATGCCGTCACCGGCCTGTACTTCTACGACAACGATGTAGTCGAGATCGCCAAGTCGATAAAGCCTTCGCCTCGCGGCGAACTGGAGATCACCGACGTCAACAATGTGTATCTCAAACGCGGCGACCTGCAAGTCGAGCGTTTCGGACGCGGTTTCGCCTGGCTCGATACCGGCACCCACGACAGCTTGCTCGAAGCGTCTCAGTACGTGCAGACCATCGAACATCGACAAGGCTTGAAAGTCGCCTGCCTCGAAGAGATCGCTTATGAGAATGGCTGGATCAACCGCGAACAGCTGCTGGAGCGCGCCCACTACTTCGGCAAGACGGGATATGGTCAGTACCTGCTCAAGCTGGCCGGGGAAACACAATGA
- the kdpB gene encoding potassium-transporting ATPase subunit KdpB, which yields MNMPVSKAAVVKAPEQPKTAISALWRPALVQAFVKLDPRQLQRAPVMLVVELTAILTTVLCFIPDNAVPTFVAAQIALWLWFTVLFANFAEALAEGRGKARADSLKAGSEGLSARRKTTGGAFQVVPAASLRKGDVVRVEAGEMIPGDGEVIEGIAAVNEAAITGESAPVIRESGGDRSAVTGNTRLVSDWLLVRITANPGESTLDRMIALVEGAKRQKTPNEVALDILLIGLTLIFLLVVVTLQPFAHFAHFANGSLPLVFLVALLVTLIPTTIGGLLSAIGIAGMDRLVRLNVIAKSGRAVEAAGDVHVLLLDKTGTITFGNRRCTAVHAAPGVSARELAEGALFASLADDTAEGKSIVEYLRGTHPQPEPSLEGLAAVPFSAETRLSGVDYQGRVYRKGAVDSLLAFVGLKRADLAPALSREIDRIAQSGGTPLLVCADGKLLGAIHLKDVVKPGIRERFAELRKLGIRTVMVTGDNPLTAAAIAAEAGVDDVLAEATPEKKLARIRHEQNDGRLVAMCGDGANDAPALAQADVGMAMNDGTQAAREAANMVDLDSDPTKLLDVVQIGKELLVTRGALTTFSIANDVAKYFAILPALFASIYPQLGVLNIMHLSSPQSAILSAIVFNALIIVVLIPLALRGVRVQAASASALLRRNLLIYGLGGIVVPFVGIKAIDMLLTALHLV from the coding sequence ATGAATATGCCCGTATCCAAAGCCGCCGTCGTGAAGGCCCCGGAACAACCGAAAACCGCAATCTCGGCCCTGTGGCGCCCGGCGCTGGTGCAAGCCTTCGTCAAGCTCGACCCACGGCAATTGCAGCGTGCACCGGTGATGCTGGTGGTGGAGCTGACCGCCATTCTCACCACCGTGCTGTGCTTCATTCCCGACAACGCCGTGCCGACCTTTGTCGCCGCGCAAATCGCCCTGTGGTTGTGGTTCACCGTGCTCTTCGCCAACTTCGCCGAAGCCTTGGCGGAGGGGCGCGGCAAGGCCCGCGCCGACAGCCTCAAGGCCGGCAGCGAAGGTTTGAGCGCCCGGCGCAAAACCACCGGCGGCGCCTTCCAGGTGGTGCCCGCTGCCAGCTTGCGCAAGGGCGATGTGGTGCGCGTCGAAGCCGGGGAAATGATCCCCGGTGACGGCGAGGTGATCGAAGGCATTGCCGCGGTCAACGAAGCGGCGATTACCGGTGAGTCCGCGCCGGTGATCCGTGAGTCCGGCGGCGACCGTTCGGCTGTCACCGGTAACACCCGCCTGGTCTCCGACTGGCTGCTGGTGCGCATCACCGCCAACCCCGGCGAGTCGACCCTGGATCGCATGATCGCCCTGGTCGAAGGCGCCAAACGCCAGAAAACCCCGAACGAAGTGGCGCTCGATATCCTGCTGATCGGTCTGACGCTGATCTTCCTGCTGGTGGTCGTCACCCTGCAACCCTTCGCCCACTTCGCCCACTTCGCCAACGGCAGCCTGCCGCTGGTGTTCCTGGTGGCGTTATTGGTCACGCTGATCCCGACCACCATCGGCGGGTTGCTGTCCGCCATCGGGATTGCCGGGATGGACCGTCTGGTGCGGCTGAACGTGATTGCCAAATCCGGGCGCGCGGTGGAAGCGGCGGGGGACGTGCACGTCCTGCTGCTGGACAAGACCGGCACCATCACCTTCGGTAATCGCCGTTGCACCGCGGTGCATGCGGCGCCGGGCGTGAGCGCCAGGGAGCTGGCTGAAGGCGCACTGTTCGCGTCGCTGGCCGATGACACGGCGGAAGGCAAATCCATTGTCGAGTACCTGCGCGGGACTCATCCACAGCCCGAGCCGAGCCTCGAAGGGCTGGCGGCGGTGCCGTTCAGTGCCGAGACTCGCCTGTCCGGTGTCGACTATCAGGGGCGGGTCTATCGCAAGGGCGCAGTGGATTCGCTGCTGGCGTTCGTTGGCCTCAAACGCGCCGATCTCGCCCCCGCACTGTCCCGTGAAATCGACCGGATCGCCCAGAGTGGCGGTACACCGTTGCTGGTCTGCGCCGACGGTAAATTGCTCGGTGCGATTCACCTCAAGGATGTGGTCAAGCCTGGCATCCGCGAACGTTTCGCCGAGCTGCGCAAGCTGGGGATTCGCACCGTCATGGTGACCGGCGACAACCCGCTGACGGCGGCGGCGATTGCGGCCGAGGCGGGCGTGGATGACGTGCTGGCCGAAGCCACGCCGGAGAAGAAACTGGCGCGCATTCGCCATGAACAGAACGACGGTCGCCTGGTCGCCATGTGCGGCGACGGGGCCAACGATGCCCCGGCCCTGGCCCAGGCGGATGTCGGCATGGCGATGAACGACGGCACCCAGGCCGCGCGCGAGGCGGCCAACATGGTCGACCTCGACAGCGACCCGACCAAGCTGCTGGACGTGGTGCAGATCGGCAAGGAATTGCTGGTGACCCGCGGCGCATTGACCACCTTTTCCATCGCCAACGACGTGGCCAAATATTTCGCGATCCTGCCGGCGTTGTTCGCCTCGATCTACCCGCAACTCGGCGTGCTCAACATCATGCACCTGAGCAGTCCGCAGAGCGCGATCCTCTCGGCGATCGTGTTCAACGCCTTGATCATCGTGGTGCTGATCCCGTTGGCCCTGCGCGGCGTGCGGGTGCAGGCGGCGAGTGCGTCAGCGTTGTTGCGGCGCAATCTGCTGATCTACGGGCTGGGCGGGATTGTGGTGCCGTTCGTGGGGATCAAGGCGATCGACATGCTGTTGACGGCGTTGCATCTGGTTTGA